The genomic region TTTGTCGTTTTCGTAAGGAAGTGAAAAGAGAGAACAGGTGCGCTGCCGGAAGAAATTTTCCGGTCACAGTGCCCTTCGACCGGATTTCGACCGTGAAAAAGCGTGAAGAACGGCGGGGTGCGTATAACGAGGGGCGCCGGTACTGCTGGCAATGCCTCTTGTGCGCCTCAGTTTTTTATCCAGCCTTGTCGGACAGGCGTTTCCAGAGGCTGACCTGTGCATGTCCGTTGCATGTCCGTTGCCGGTGCCGTAAACGGGCTTCCGGCATACGGAATATTGAACGGCCCGCCGGGCTTACCCCCGGCCGGCCGCTGTCCGATGTTCCCGGTTGTCTTTGCCTGTTTTGTCCGTCGTACGACATGGTGACCGCGGCCCCGGCCCCGATGGCGCTCTGCGAACCCAGTTCCCCGAACGGCTCATGGATCATCAGGCTGCGGTCCCTTGCCAATATCCGACAAACGCCGATGCGCTCATCTTGGGCGGTATCTCAAGCAGCAGATGGACCTGTTCGGGGCAACACTCCGCCTCTGCTGGCTTCACGCCCGTTCACGCGCAGAGTTTTCATGATATTTCTCCTCCGGTCCTTTTCTCCATGGAAGATCTGTCTGCGATGGTGGGGAGCAAATACCCTGTGATATGCCGTTCTCTTCGCGTGCCCAACCTTGAGTCCCCCATGGAGAACTTTTCTGATTTGCCCGGGGCGCAGTTGTCAGACCGCTCCTTTTTGGGACAAATCACAAGGAGTAACAATTCATAACCATACGTTTTCTGGTTCCGGCCTGCCCGGGGCATTTCCCCCCGAAAGTCCGCCCGAATGCGGGCAGGCTATGGAAAGAATGTTTTTCCGGGGCTGCGGCGGAAGAATACGCCGGAAAAAACACACGGAGCGGTCGCTGCGGAGTCTGCGCATCTTCTTTTTGTACGCGTTCCCGGAAAACGGGAAGCGCCGGGCGGAAACCCGGCGCTTCTTCAATCGGAGGGGAGGAGGCCCGTCCGGGCCGTGGTTATTTCCGGGAATCCTTGAGCGAAACGGTGCGCGTCTGACCCCAGGTGGTGGTGTCGGAAGCGTTGGTGTTCCACAGCACTTCCCGCACCGTCATAAGACCGGTATCGGTATCTGCGGAAATCAGCAGGAAGGAAAGTTCCGTTTCGTTGCCGCCGGAAACATCGCCCTTCATGGGAGAATCCACGCGGAAGGTGGGCAGGGAGATGGTGTAGTCCGGGCCCTGCCAGTCGTAGAACTCGTTGTAGTTTTCATGCCCGTGGAAATAGGCGCGGATGGAAGGATGTTCCTTCAGGAAGGCCGCAAGTTCCCTGTGTTCGCGCAGGGGGCGTTCCTTCGTCGTGTTCACGCTCGCCACATCCGGGGTCAGATTTTCAAAGCCGTCTTTGGGGTTGAGGCCGTGATCGCCGTTGGGGTTGGTCAGACGGTTGGCGGTAAGGTCGGGCGGCATGTGCGTGAAGAGCAGCACGGGTTCCCCTTCCGGCATGGCGGCAAGCTTTTCCGCCATCCACCGGCGGCTCGCCGTATCCGGCCAGATACCCATGAGCAGAAGATGCAGTCCGTCCTTTTCCCTGTCCAGAGTGACGGGGCGGGCATAGGGGTCGAAGTCCTTGCCGGGCTTTTTGCCCGTGGACATCTCGGTCATGGCACGCATGGCGCCGTCGTCCTTTTCCGGGTACATGGGGCGGAAGAAGCCCACGGCGTTGGTCATGTCGTGGTTGCCGGGAACCGCGAGCAGTTCCGCAGGCTTTCCGTCCTTGTCCTTGACGGTCAGGCCCTTGCCGTACTGGGTCATGAACAGGTCGAAACAGGCCGTCGCCGTCATGGGAGCCTTTTCCTGCGTGCCTTCCATGCGGTTGGCGATATCGCCGGTGGAGATGACGTAGTCTATCCAGCCCACGGGCTTTTCGGCCATGACGCCGTTATCCGGGGGCAGGGTGAGGCCGGGAAGGTCGTTGATGGCTTCCACCATGGCGGCGTTGACCTTGGTGGCGGACACTTTTTTCTCTCCCCGGAAACTCTTGCGGGAAATGCCGTAGTGCTGATCGGAGGTATAGACGATCTGCACGACTTCCGCGCAGGCCGTGCTGCTCCACAGGGAAGCGCACAGCAGGGCCGAGACGAAGGTTGCGGCGATATGCGTACGGCGCACGTTTCTGACATTGAACATGGATGTGTCTCCTTTATGCCTCCTTTTCCCGGTCGGCGGAACATGCCTTGCGCGGAAAGGGGCGTTTACGAAGGAGACTATAGGAGGGGAGGGTAACGGCAGCATGAAGACGGCATGAAGAAATCATGTCGCAGGGGATGGGAACGGCAGGTCGAAGGTGCGGAACCATCCATGCCGCGGAGAAGCATGTCCGGCCCTCCGGCCGGTGGCGAATGCCCGACGGAGAAAGGAGGCGGGGGCCGCCCGGGCGATGCTCCGTCCCCTGCGCGGCGTGGGGCGGGATGCGGGAAAGGATGCTGAACCTGCATTGACGTGTCTTTCCGACCATGCCGTTGCGTCCGGGAACCGTGCGGGGGGGACGAAAAGGATCTTGCGGCACTCCGCAGTCGTGGCCGGACCTCGGGGAAACGCTCATGACCAGGGATGATGCATGGAAAAGCCCCATGCCTTTTCAGGGAGAACCTGAAGGCATGGGGCTTTGTCTGCGTCGCTGTCTATCGGTCGGCAGCGGCAGGGAAGGCGTGGCACGCCGCGTTTACGGCGGGGAGCCGTACGTTCTGTATGCCGGGGAAGGCGTCGCTACACCCGCAGCATATCCTGAGGGAAGGCGGGGGCTTCTTCCCGGTCTGTTTCCTCCTCGCCGTGCAGGCAGAAGCTCTGCCACATTTCCGCGATATCGACGAAGTTCTGTACCCAGGTGGCAATGTTGCCGTCGTCCAGAACTCGCATCGACATGACGCCCTGAAGCGTCACCCCGGTATCTTCCCTTGCGGCCAGCGTGAAGCCCTGCGTTTCATGGAAGAAGGTATTGGCGTCCAGAAGCGCGGCATACAGCGTTTCCCTGCCTTTTTCCGGCAGCGGAGCCACTACGGTGAACATCATGACGGCATCGGAGCCGGGCAGGTGGCGCAGGCTCACCTCGAAATCGTCGATGACCAGCAGACAGGAGGAATCCTCCTGCTGGGTGATTTCCGGCAGCCCCAGAGCGGGGGCCAGCGCACGGAGAAGGGACGTGAATGCTTCAGACATGGTCGTAACCTCTCATGTATGCGGATCAGGCGTCGGCGGGACGGCGGGCCTGCATACGGCAGGCCGTCAGCGTGCTCTGTCCGTCGGGGGTGATGGTAAAGGTGTAGTCGATATCCAGCGGGGAGGCCTCGGGCTTATGGTAACGCATGGTGACGTTGCCGTTTTCTTCCCGACGGATGTCGATGTCCAGCGGAGAGTGTTCGGATTCCGCAATGCCGGTGACGGGACTTCCGGTGCGGACGAGGAAGGCGCCGCTCTGGCCCATGCTCTGAATAATCTGCCGGGCCTGGATTTCGTTGTCTCCACAGAGACGCAGCGTGTGTTCGACCAGGCTTCTGCTTATGGGCGAAGGATGCCCGCCCTTGAACTGTGCCTTTTCCTCCTCACTCATGCCGGAAGTATCCTGAATACGCACGACTTCCGTTTCCCCTCCGGCCGTGCCGAAGCTGATGGTGGGCATGTAGCCCGGCAGGGAGTTGTGCGAACCGCGGCGGTAGAGGTCCTTGGCCAGAGATTCTTCCACCATCTGCAGAGAATTGAGTTCCGAGGGCGACGTCAGGGTGGGGCGGTTGACGAAGTCGGCCAGCGTGACCGACACGGGATGGAGCAGGCTTTCCATGGTCTTTTCCAGGCTGAGCCCCGCGGCCATGGTGGTCATGCCTTCGGAAGACACGGTGGGGCTGTCCGGGCGCGTCTGCTGGAACATGGCGCCGAGCCTGTCGAAAACCGCGTCGTTGAAGCCCCGGAAGTCGACATCCTTCAGATTGTCGGGCATGGCTTCATGGAAGCAGCCCTGCCACAGCGTTTCCCGGCTGAGAAGACCGTCGGGCTGAAGATTACGCATTTCTCCCAGACGCTGCGCCGTCAGAGCGCCGGCCGCTATGCCGCCGTGATTCGCGATCTGTACGCTCAGCATGGAAAGATCCGCCGCGGTTTCGGGGGTGGCCCACGACAGCATGATCTGCGCCACGTTGTCGGGAGCGGGGCCCTTGCCGCAGGCATAGGCGAAGTTCTGCAGGGCAGGCAGATTGCCGTCGGTCACACGGCGGAACATCTGGTCGGCATGAAATTCGAGTCCCTTTTCCGCCGCCGTTTCCGCTTCGTGCCTGACGGCCATGCCCACCAGCTTCCGCAGTTCCTGCTTCTGCGCGGCGTCCAGATTCATGCGGGCGGCGCAGGAGTCCAGAGCAGCCTCCGCACCCTGGGTGGAATCGTTCATGAACCTGTCGACAAGCACGTTGTTCCAGGCCTTCATCATGGCGGTATGACCGGCCGTGCGGACCATTTCACTCATGTTCTCATAGCTGAGAATCTTCTGCGTTTCCTTAGCCGCCGTCTTGAGCACGGCTTCTTCAAACGTGTCCTTCAACTTCTGACGTTCGGCGGGAGTGACGTTGTGCCCGGCGCAGAACGCATCCAGCGCAGTACCGAAGTTGCGGGTATCTCCCTGCCCCGTATTGCCCAGCACGAAATGACGGGCCATGTCGGTATTGATGCGGCTTATGCCCTGGTGCATCTGTGCGGCGTCCGCCAGAATATCGCGTACGGTTCTGGCGCTGAGGGGCTTGCCCTCCACGCGGGAGGCGCGCATACGGGGGGCCAGGGCGTCGGCCACGGTGTCTCCGTACTGCTGCCGCACGGCGGCGAACAGCACATTGCCTGCGTGGCGGTTGGTGCTCTTGAGGGTAAAGAAGGTGCCTATCTTTCCTCTGGTTTCAAAGCCGCCGTTCTTGACGACGATATTGGTGTCATCGCCCAGGGTATTGGCCAGGTGGGTAAGGTTGCCGAATGTCAGGCTGATGGGGTGTGCCATGAAATGCCTCCAGCTATCTTTTACGCAGAATTGCACGGAATGTTCCGATGCGCAAGGTGGAATACGGTGCGCGGATCGGGTACATCTTTCTCCAAATATACTGCAAGAAGTGTGCCATTGGGGCATCGTCGTACGGCAACAGGAAAACGGGCCGGAATATTACGTTTTGTGCGGAGATGAGAGCGGAGATAACCGGAACGGGGCTGCGAACAATGTACGCCTTGGGACAAAGTATGCCAACGATACTGTCGTTGCCAGGGTGTTTGCCAGAAATATGGGCGGATGGCGCGCAGGGTATCTGACGGGGAGGAGAAAGAAAGGGCAAACCGTACAATGTTTTCGGTTTGTGCGGGAACGCGGGGCCGCCGGACACGCGCGGGGCATGTCGCACGCATACGGGCGCAGTACATAAAGGGGCGGAAGGACCGCTTGAGGACTCTTGCCCGGTGAAGAGGACCGCTTCGACCTCTTTACTGCAAAAAAGAAACATACAGAAAAAGCCCCGCCGTTTTTCAACGGCGGGGCTTCATGCTCTTGAGTGGTGGAGATGAAGAGATTTGAACTCTCGACCCCTGCCTTGCGAAGGCAATGCTCTCCCAGCTGAGCTACATCCCCACAGGTTGACCTTGCGTCAACGGGATGGACTTTAGAAAAGCCCGCCGGGAATGTCAAGCATTATCTTTCCTTTTCGAAGATAAAATCGTTTTTTGCGTCCCGGGGCGCGGAATACGGGCAAAGAGCGTACAGGTATTCTTCCGAAGCAGAAACAACGCCGTGTTTTCTGCCCTGCCGCGGGAGGCGAGGTATATCGGAAGAGCCGGGCGATGCCGTTTTGCGAAAAATCCTGGCGATCCTGCGGATATGTTCCCGGGGGCTTTTTTTGCGCCGCAGGGGAACGACTCATTGCCTCCGGCAGAGCAGTGCCTTACACTTTTTTTCTTCCCGTTTCCGGCGCGGGAAGAGGGTGCGGGGAAGGATTTGCCTCCCTCAGCCATACTTTGCCGGGAAATGAAGGAAACGCCATGAAGAAGAAAAACTTTCTCGGTATCTGCGGGAGTCTGCGGGCCGCATCCCGCAACAGCGGCCTTCTGCGTTGTGCACGGGAACAAATGCCCGAAGGTTCGGAACTCGTCATTGCCGATATTGCCGATATTCCTTTTTATGTGGAAGGGCGGGAAACGCCGGAGTCCGTGAAAAGGCTTGCAGAAGAAGTGAAGGCTGCGGATGCGCTTGTGCTGGCGGTGCCGGAATACAACTATTCCGTGGCACCGGCGCTGAAGAACGCTCTGGACTGGCTTTCCCGCGAGCCGGGGGATATCCTTGCCGGAAAGCCTGCGGCCATGATGGGAGCGGGCGGAGGTATGGGAACGGCCCGCGCGCAGTATCACCTGCGCCAGAGCTGCGTGTATCTCGATATCCGGCTTCTCAACCGTCCGGAAGTGTTCGCCAACGCCTTTTCCGAGGCATTCACCCCGCAGGGCGATGTGTCCGACGAGCCGGAAGGGCGTAAGCTGCGGGAAAAGGTGGCCGCATTGATGAGGGCGCTGGATGAGCGTGTCCGGCAGAATGCCTGACGCCCGGAGAGCGCCGTATGCCCTCTCCGGGAAGGGGCGTCAGTTTTTTTCCTTTCCCTGGGGGGGATTGCTTTTCCCGCTCAGGGAAGCAATGGCGATTTTCACCACTTCCGTGCTTTTCAGCGTTTTTTCGGGTACGGGAAGCGTGCAGCGGCTCTTGTATTTTTCCGCCAGAGCGGCCAGCGCACGGCTTTTTTCCTCCATATCGACGACACAGGAAGCCTTTCCCGTACCGCAGAGGCTTTTATAGAGCGTGGTGGCCTTTTCCCTGTCGATGGCGATGACTTCATGAACGGAAAACCCCACGCCCGGGGCCTGCTTCAGACAGTCCAGCTTGCGGCCTTCCCTTGCACAGTGGAAATACAGGGCCCCGTCCAGAAAAACGAAGTTGACGGGAATGACGTAGGGGGCTTCTTCGGCTTGAAAAGCCAGAGTCATGACTTCCGCTTCTTCAAACAGACGGGCGAAGAAGGCCGGATCATTGCATTCCCTTTCTTTGCGGCGCATGGTTTCTCCTTATATGAGTTAAGGCTCTGCCGGGGGAGGCGGGAGATACGGCTTGCGGCAGAAGACATGAGCCGGAGCTCTCCCGCAGACGGGCAGAGCTTTTCATCGGGGCAAGGCTCTGTCAATATGTTTTCTACGCGGCCTTTTCCGGCAAAGCAGGCGGTTTGCCCGCCTTCGGTATGAAACGGGTCCAGGGGCGAAAAAACATAACAGCAGATAACGGTCATGCCGTCCGTGACGCAACTTTCGTGTTCTCTCATGAGCGAAAGAAGTGCGAGATTTTTTTGCAGCAAGGCATCTCTTCTGAAAACTGCTGGAAATAGCGGAGAGTATCGAAAAAGGACAGCCTCCATGGAATTTTCCCGAAAACGGAGCGATACGCCGCAGACAAAAATGCGGAGGGCGAAACAGGGCAGAAAGGAACTGCCTTATCTTCGGTGAAGGCGGGGCATGTTCCGACAGAAGCGTTCTGCAGAAGAAGATGCAGTCCGGCGGCGGAACGCATTCGTCCTTGGTTTTTATTTGCGGAAGGTCTGCCATGCCGTGTTTTGCATAAGATTATGTGGAGTGATTTGACTTTTTCTGTTTTAATGGAGCTGTCGAAGGACGGTTTCTGAGCAGTGTGCCTCCACGGAGGGGGGACGCAGGCAGAAAGGAGCGTGTACTTTTTAGGGGCAGGGGTGCGGATTATGGATATTCCGCTGAAATTGCATGAGAAATACATTTAATAATTATCACATAGTATATTTTATATGTCTGTCCCTTCGCCTTGAGAAGACTGCGCCTTTCGGAAGCCGTTGCAGGCACGGCAGGAAGGGGAACCCTGCAGGCGGCGGGAGAATTTTCCCGGCGAAGAAGGGGCATTATGCTTGACGTGCAGGGCAGTTTTTCGCCCGGAACCCCAACCTGTGCGATGTTCCGGGAAAGCGGCATGATGCCGTAGTCAATGTGATGCCTGAAGATTGGAGGCAGCCATGCTGGGAGCCGTCATCGGCGACGTCGCAGGATCGCGTTTTGAGTGGAAGAACAGAAAAAGCAAGGAGTTTGAACTTTTTACCCCGGACTGCCGCATCACGGACGACAGTGTGATGACGCTGGCCGTTGCCCGCGCCGTGCTGGAATGCGTGCGGAACAGGGAACATTTTTCGGAAGCGGCCGTCGCCGCCATGCGGGATTTTGGCAGGCGTTTTGCCCGGGGCTGCTATGGGGGGCGCTTTTCCCGCTGGCTTGCCTCCGACCATCCCGCGCCTTACGGCAGTTTCGGCAACGGATCGGCCATGCGGGTAAGTGCCTGCGGCTGGGCGGCTTCGTCTCTGGAGGATGCTCTGGATATGGCAAGGCGCGTTACCGTGGTGACGCATGATCACCCGGAAGGCATACGGGGAGCCGAGGCCGTGACGGCCGTCATATGGCTGGCCCGGCAGGGAGAAGCGCCGGAAGACATACGTCGGAAGGTGGAGGCTTCCTGGTACAGGCTGGATTTCACGCTGGACGATATCCGCGCAGCGTACAGTTTCGACGTGAGCTGTCAGGGATCGGTGCCTCAGGCCATAGAAGCCTTTCTCGAGGCGTCGGATGTGGAAGACGCCGTGCGCAACGCCGTTTCCCTGGGCGGCGACAGCGATACCCTCGCCGCCATGGCGGGCAGCATGGCGGAGGCCTGCTACGGCGTTCCCGAAGCGCTGCGTGAGCGCGTCATGCCTTTTCTGCCTGCGCCGCTTTGCGAGGTGCTGGAGCGCTTTGAAGCGGTTTTTCCTCCCGTACCGGGGCGGAGAGCATGAAAGGTCGTGCCTGAGCGGAAAAGCTGCGGCGTACGGGCGTCATGCCCGGATGTAGAGGCCGGGGCGTATGTCTGCCACGTCGGTGTAGAGCGTGCCGGTCATGCCGGGGTTGAGCCGGGTTGTTGCTTCTCCTCTGTGATTTTCCAGATGGTAATGCCCCGCAGCAAGCAGAGGCCTCCGCATACCGGGCATGAGGAGCGCGGCGTCGGCGTCGGCATTCCAGGGAGAGCGGACTTCCACCCTCCAGCCGCCGAGAGGGGCGGGCTCCATGATGCGGGCCACCACGGGCCGGGGGCTGAAGTTCTGCGGGGCTTTTTCCACCACGCGTTCCGGCATGAAGAAGCCTGAGCAGAGCGGTCTTGAGGCCGTATGAAAAAGTTCCTCCACCAAAGCATCGTCGGATATTTCGTCATCGGGGGTGCGGCGTGCGGCAAGATTGAGGGCCGTGCGGTACACGTCCGTAACCTGGGCGACGTAGCCGCCGCTTTTGGTGCGGCCTTCCAGTTTGAGCGCCGCAGGCCCCATGTGCACGATGTCTCGCATCCAGCGTACGAGGCACAGATCCATGGGCGCCCAGACGGCGCTGAAATCCTCTCCCTGCTGGATATCGAGGAAGGGGCCGTCGCGGCGCAGGGCTTCCTCTACCGTGAGGGTGATGCCGCGGTAGTCGAAGCGGCAGGGCTGCGTGCACAGACCGAGATTCGCCGGGCGGTTGTTCACCCATGCGGAAATGAGACAGTGCCCGGAAAGGGAAAGGCACATGGCCCCATGGACGAACACCTCGAAGTCCATGGAGGGGAAGCGGCGGATGAGGCTCTCCATGGATTCTCTGCCCAGCTCGCGGGCAAGATTGATGCGCCCGACGCCGAGCCCGCTCCAGAACTCCACCGCTGCGGCGTTGACGGAATGCGCCTGGGTGGAAAGGTGCAGCTCCACACCGGGGCAGATACGGCGTGAGAGATGTATCACCCCCGGATCGGCCGCAATGAGTCCGTCCACACCGAGGTCGGGCAGCATGGCGAGCTGTTCCTCCACCAGCGGGAGCTGTTCGTCGAAGGGGAGGGCGTTCAGGCAGTAGTACACCTTCACGCCGGAGGCGTGGGCGAAGCGCACGGCGTCTTCCAGTTCCCTGCCGTCGAAGCCCCGGCATTTTGCCCGCAGGGAAAGGGCGCTTCCGCCGAGGTACACGGCATCCGCACCGTAAAGCACGGCGGCTTCCAGTTGTTCACGGCCTCCGGCCGGGGCGAGAAGTTCCGGGAGAACATGTTCCTTCATAACGACATCCGGGGTAAAAGGAGAGAGAAGCCGGGCCGCTTCCGAGGCCCGGAAAAAGCTCTAGCCCGCCTTGCGGGGAAAGACAAGCTCTTCGGTGCTGGACAAACGCCGCACCTGAGTTTACTGATGACCGTGCCGCAGGGGCGGCAAGGGAGTTGTTTCATGAAATATATGCAAGCGGCTTTTTTCGTTGCCGTCTTTTGTTTCTGCAAAGCGGCGTGC from Mailhella massiliensis harbors:
- a CDS encoding metallophosphoesterase gives rise to the protein MFNVRNVRRTHIAATFVSALLCASLWSSTACAEVVQIVYTSDQHYGISRKSFRGEKKVSATKVNAAMVEAINDLPGLTLPPDNGVMAEKPVGWIDYVISTGDIANRMEGTQEKAPMTATACFDLFMTQYGKGLTVKDKDGKPAELLAVPGNHDMTNAVGFFRPMYPEKDDGAMRAMTEMSTGKKPGKDFDPYARPVTLDREKDGLHLLLMGIWPDTASRRWMAEKLAAMPEGEPVLLFTHMPPDLTANRLTNPNGDHGLNPKDGFENLTPDVASVNTTKERPLREHRELAAFLKEHPSIRAYFHGHENYNEFYDWQGPDYTISLPTFRVDSPMKGDVSGGNETELSFLLISADTDTGLMTVREVLWNTNASDTTTWGQTRTVSLKDSRK
- a CDS encoding type III secretion system chaperone gives rise to the protein MSEAFTSLLRALAPALGLPEITQQEDSSCLLVIDDFEVSLRHLPGSDAVMMFTVVAPLPEKGRETLYAALLDANTFFHETQGFTLAAREDTGVTLQGVMSMRVLDDGNIATWVQNFVDIAEMWQSFCLHGEEETDREEAPAFPQDMLRV
- a CDS encoding NADPH-dependent FMN reductase; amino-acid sequence: MKKKNFLGICGSLRAASRNSGLLRCAREQMPEGSELVIADIADIPFYVEGRETPESVKRLAEEVKAADALVLAVPEYNYSVAPALKNALDWLSREPGDILAGKPAAMMGAGGGMGTARAQYHLRQSCVYLDIRLLNRPEVFANAFSEAFTPQGDVSDEPEGRKLREKVAALMRALDERVRQNA
- a CDS encoding pyridoxamine 5'-phosphate oxidase family protein, which produces MRRKERECNDPAFFARLFEEAEVMTLAFQAEEAPYVIPVNFVFLDGALYFHCAREGRKLDCLKQAPGVGFSVHEVIAIDREKATTLYKSLCGTGKASCVVDMEEKSRALAALAEKYKSRCTLPVPEKTLKSTEVVKIAIASLSGKSNPPQGKEKN
- a CDS encoding ADP-ribosylglycohydrolase family protein, whose translation is MLGAVIGDVAGSRFEWKNRKSKEFELFTPDCRITDDSVMTLAVARAVLECVRNREHFSEAAVAAMRDFGRRFARGCYGGRFSRWLASDHPAPYGSFGNGSAMRVSACGWAASSLEDALDMARRVTVVTHDHPEGIRGAEAVTAVIWLARQGEAPEDIRRKVEASWYRLDFTLDDIRAAYSFDVSCQGSVPQAIEAFLEASDVEDAVRNAVSLGGDSDTLAAMAGSMAEACYGVPEALRERVMPFLPAPLCEVLERFEAVFPPVPGRRA
- a CDS encoding peptidase U32 family protein, with the protein product MKEHVLPELLAPAGGREQLEAAVLYGADAVYLGGSALSLRAKCRGFDGRELEDAVRFAHASGVKVYYCLNALPFDEQLPLVEEQLAMLPDLGVDGLIAADPGVIHLSRRICPGVELHLSTQAHSVNAAAVEFWSGLGVGRINLARELGRESMESLIRRFPSMDFEVFVHGAMCLSLSGHCLISAWVNNRPANLGLCTQPCRFDYRGITLTVEEALRRDGPFLDIQQGEDFSAVWAPMDLCLVRWMRDIVHMGPAALKLEGRTKSGGYVAQVTDVYRTALNLAARRTPDDEISDDALVEELFHTASRPLCSGFFMPERVVEKAPQNFSPRPVVARIMEPAPLGGWRVEVRSPWNADADAALLMPGMRRPLLAAGHYHLENHRGEATTRLNPGMTGTLYTDVADIRPGLYIRA